The window CGAATGCGTGGCGCTCATGTACAGCCACAGCGCGAGGTAGCCGATCAGCGCCAGCGGCAAGGTCGCCACGCCTTGCGCGGTGGCCCAGGTGCGCGGGCTGCGGTCGGGATGCGCGCGCAGCCAGTCGGCGTTGCGCAGCGGGTACCAGGTCCAGCAGATCACCGCGCCGAACGCGAGCAGGCCTCCGAGCGCATAGCTGCGCAGGTCGGCGTGGGTTTGCGCCTGCAGCTCGCGCAGTTCGGCGCGGTTGACGCAGGCGATG is drawn from Salifodinibacter halophilus and contains these coding sequences:
- a CDS encoding EamA/RhaT family transporter, translated to IACVNRAELRELQAQTHADLRSYALGGLLAFGAVICWTWYPLRNADWLRAHPDRSPRTWATAQGVATLPLALIGYLALWLYMSATHS